The genomic interval CTATGATACTCATGCTGATACACCGATACAGTCACGCAGACACGCAGGCAATGCAAGTACAGAATACTCAGTGTATAATCATGCTGATACACCGATACAGTCACGCAGGCAATGTAAGTACAGAATACTGCATAATCATGCTGATACACCGATACAGTCACGCAGACACGCAGGCAATGCAAGTAAAGAATACTGTATAATCATGCTGATACACCGATACAGTCACGCAGGCAATGTAAGTACAGAATACTGTATACTCATGCTGATACACATATACAATCACGCAGACACGCAGGCAATGTATGTACAGAATACTGCTGATACACCAAAACAGACACGCAGGCAATGTATGTACAGAATACTGCTGATACACCAAAACAGACACGCAGGCAATGTATGTACAGAATACtgtatacttcttcttcttcttctgcgttcgtgggctgaaactcccacgtacactcgtgttttttgcacgagtggaattttacgtgtatgaccgttttttaccccgccatttaggcagccatacgccgtttttggaggaagaaTACTGTATACTCATGCTGATACACCAAAACAGTCACGCAGACACgcaggcagacaaacaaaaagacaaatcgtcCTTGTCCGATTGAAACCTCGTAAATCGATTTTGAGCGTttcgagaaaaacacaaaaaacgtctttaaaaaataacttgTCATCAAAATAAGCCAATTTTTTCTGCACATGATCTacgaacacaaacaaattacTGTGTGTAATTAAATAGTGTTGGTCACAATTAAAACGCACGATATTcaacaaaattgcaagatacgagtttttttttttttttaaacccgaCCAAACTTGAAGACTTACAAGGTTTTATAACATAgccaaagaacaaaaaagacaaaaacaatgtttaatacgcagtaaacacacaatcgttcttttgtcacaattttcatttgttttttgattgtacaAACCGATGTATAATCAttcttgtgtaaaatgtccttgcAGTCTCCTTGCAACCTTGTCaatcaacacacaaacaaaaccaagtgTAAACTGAAGCTTATCAGTACATAACATTCTTTGCTTGCAGGGAAGCGTAAACATCCATACAAGAGCCTTTTTGTATGCACAGAAAACAGGGTATTCCTTGAAAACAATGAGATATCTTAGTTTGAGTGCAATTGTCATCTAAATGTCCTTGAACAGCTAGTAGTTATGCAGGATGACCACTCATGAGAATGCAGAGCTTAATGACCATGGGGTAGACCATTATAGTATTGGTATGAATCTACTGGAAAAACCTCCTTGACATGCTAAAGATGTTGCCACTTTATGTCTCAGTAGAGCTGGGGGATGATATCGGGCTCACCATGtgctctccttcttctttgcgAAAAAGGCCACCACTCCTCAGAATAGATGAGCTTGTAGCGACAAGTACCGTCAGGCAGGTACTTCGGACTGCGAATATCCACCAATTATGGATCCCCAGAAGTGTCTGAGATCAAGAAAGTCCTTGAAGAATGTGTGGGCTACCTGGACAACTTTGTAAGGTTGCCTTTTTCTTGCAGAGGTGATGACTTCCACGTATTCGGCAGGCCAGACTATCTGCCTTCTTCttagtttgtttttgatagCTGGGTGTACAGAGTCTACTTTCATCCAGGTATAACCTTTctcaggaaacttttggaaaacGACTTTTCCTTGACTGACTGCAAAGTAAAGATGGGCGTTTCCCAAGACTATTAAACTGCGGTTCTGGTACCCACAGCCGTCATTGTAGATAATGATTGCCTTGGTTGTTTCGCCAACTGTTGCTTTTGACTTATCTTTTTTGACTCATCCTACAAGTAGCAAGTAACCTCTGTGTCACTCAAGTTGTACAATGTGAAGACAGTAGTGGAAGCACAGCTTGgccttgaagtatttgtcatttGCTTATATACATAGGGTCAACAAGTCGACCTGCAGATACATGGTGAAAACTTGGACATCACCATTCTCTTTAGCAACCCTCTTGTCAATGTTCTGTTATTTGCAAGCTTCGTCTTTGCGTTGAATGTGCATCTGGTACACATGCTATGGGATGTTTCCGTACTTGGATTCACAGCAAACGTTGCATTCATAGTTTTTGGGGTTGGTGaatcacaatgtttggtttGCTTCACTACTTCCATTACTCCTGGAAGATAGTGACTTTGTTTCCAAGCGAAATCTGCACCATCAATTGACTCCTGCTCGCTCATGCGGAGCTTGCACCAGACAGAGCAAACATGACTCCTAATGCAAACAAGTCGAGCAGATACAGTTTTTGTCATGCTTTACAGTTACTGGGTCAATGCAGTCCACATGAAACTGACCATGATAATGGACACAGTACACCCACGAAACACAATCAGAGTCCATACGAACAGTGATGTCATCTATGATAAGTTCCGTTTCGAAATCCCATGGTATAGAACTTTTATtcaggcacacacagcacaccaACCTAAGATCTTCAAGCGAAGAGAATTGGCTTTCAGGTGTGAAGGGCCCACTGCCAGACATGACGGACTGCATTCAGACACTATAACACAACTTCAGTACGTGACATATATGCATACCTGTACATCTTCAGCTAACAAATAAGATCAGAAGTTCAGGACTGAACTGTTACATAgttaaaagatatttcagaatACTTTAACTGCTTAATCTCTCTTTGTAGTTATGCTTTTGTACTTAGCAAAGGAAAATACtaacaaaaaaatcatttgaacaaTAGCTGATGTCGTAGAGTGTCATTTTACTACACAATACGTAATGTGGGCACTTCTAGCTTCATTAATGACTCTAATATTTAATTTTACCTAAACTCTGAGCATACGGACATGTTACCGTAACCTCGTATCTAACGGAAACAGTTCATTTACCGCCGTGTTTAGATATTAGAAAACTTGTAAGTCGACATACGAGGTTTGCATcggccaaaactgaaaaacacgCGAACAAAAAAAAGCTCGTAACTCAAGTTACGTGTAATTTTGGTTCGCGGTTTTGCCAAAATGATATACGAGGTATTTTTATACCCATTTTTAACTGACTTCCAGCGATCTTAGGCTTTCACCACAATAAccaaaaaatagagaaaaaatcGTAGATTATATTGATGTAAAAAAGTAGATTTCGTAAAAACTCGAGTTACGAGGTTTTAATCGGACAAGGACGAAATGCAAACACTAACAGACACAGCAAAACGTCCAGGCAGACATAAAACCAGCCAAGCCAGTCAACCAGCCAGACTGACAGCCAGACTGACTTAGAGACACACACTACTACAGAACCCGTCAATCATGTCACAGCTTGTGTATGTATCCTTGTTCGTATATTGGAAATTAAATGTCGAGTTATATTTTGCTGATTGAATATGATCGCTATAGAGAATGAGAgagcgggggagagagagagagagagatcaaatcaaatcaaatcaaatcaaatccaattttattttacgaggttTGTGGCATacgcaatataaacgagctacgttttaaccagccctcgcccagagagggactactctaacaCACATTATTACGTTATGATCAAATTTGGGAATTACCAGAACATGTttaatgaaacactgatgctataTGAACAGAAacgatcaatatgaaaataatcagaacgaagtcttccatcccTGTAACTTTTCGTAATTttacattaaatgtaatgagaggtgttttttgaaagtattgagactcgttGGAACTCAAACTGATTCCGGAAGAGaattccagagagagagagagagagagagagagagagagagagagagagagagagagagagagagagagagagagagagaaagagagagagagagagagagagagagagaaagaaagagacagagacaaagataaacagagagaaacagagagagacagagagagtgacagagagacatagagacagacagagagagacagacacacagacatggagagaaaaggagagagagagagagagagagagagagagagagagagagagagagagagagagagacagagacagagacagagacagagagacagagagacagagagacagagacagagacagaggcagagagacagagaaggagacagacatacaaagacagacagacacaaacagccagaccgatagacagaaagacagacagacagactgacagacaggcatagAGAGTTTGCATAGTACACGACATGTCACAGCTTCCGTTACATCCTTGATTGTGTGACGACAATGCCAAATGCATGCTATCTTTTGCAGATGTGAAAATGTGACCAGTGGCAATGAAGATGGGGGTAAGCTAAAAATAAACAATCGTGACACGGAGTGGACTTCAGTCTTGTGTGCATATAATATGCCGCTTGACACAACTGTCCTTCCGCCTGTCGCGTGAATGTTTGTAATAGGGAGTTAGCGGCCCTTGTACGTTACACAAAACAGCCTCATTGTGCACtccatgcaacaaacaccaaaattGGCAGAGACAGGCAGTTTTATGCATTTATCAAACTCTGATACAGGGCCATCGTGAAAAATTAGTTTAAAGGTGTTTTTTAATAcaatttcaaaatggccgccacatgTGATCAAgcaaaattattaatttatgtTCAGTTGATGTTACACACACCAAATTTGGCAGGGAGGTACAGTTTTATGTACTTGTCAAGGTCTGATACAGGGCCaccaaaataaatttgtttaaaagattattttaatgcaatgttcaaaatggctgccacaaaaaaaagtctaaaattGTAGATTTGCGTTCATGTAGTGCAACAACCCTCAAAATTGGCAGAGATGCACAGTTTTCTGAACTTATTAAgttctgatacagagccacttaaaatatgaatatttgttggTTATTTAAAGCATAATTTCAAAATGACAACCACGGGAATACATGCAAACGCACATGCTGGAACGTAACTGAAGGAACACAAGAAGTTTAGAGCAATGTAgcttggattggattggattggataagatttacagtccagtgaggttaccctcatggacattcgggctgctttctctccggggaaagcgagctgccatacatacggcgctacccatatttttttttcctgcatgcgtgtattcatgtttcctgagacttaatgccgtgtgagatggaactgttttactttattccaagtcccacgggtatttgatggacattttcatctatgcctatacaattttgccaggaaaaacccttttgtcaatcgtgggatctttaacgtgcacacccaaatgtagtgtacacgaagggacctcggttttttgtctcatccgaaagactagcacttgaacccaccacctaggttaggaaaggggggagaaaattgcggcctgattcaggcctgaacacgcaacctctcgcttccgagcgcaagtgcgttaccactcggccacccagtcccttgaTTTACCTAGTGTTGGGGGTTGTtagcagatgcacacacacagttgcagAGGGCAGTACACCGTAGTCCGGctttgcagcatttgcagcgttggGTTCTGCATgacttcttgcaggcacacttGAGAAGCTCGCGGCATGCTGTAGATGCTTCAGGGCTGATGGTCCAAAGGGGTTGCCACTCTCCGTCATTGTTTTTCCAACCCCATTCAGAGGGATTAGGCAATGCAGGTGTGGGATTTTCTGCCTGGCCCCAAATGTAGCTGCCTTGATAGACTGCCCTTTTGATATGCTGTAGCAGAGCATCGCTTGTTGGTGGAATGTTTTCAATCTGCCTGGTTTTCTTGATGAAGAGATGTCTTCTGGCGCTGTTGACATCCAGGCAGTTACTAGCTTTGTCGTAGAGGAGCACAACAAACCTCTCCAACACAGCTCTGTCATCAGGTGTCAAGGTACACGGAGGCGTTGACAGCCGAAGGAAAGTTTCAGTCACATCATCGAACACACTCCACACCTCCCAAGCCTTCTTCTTACTGATGGCATTGAAAAATGACACAATGTCGCACCCAGTAAAACTGTGGAAAAGAGAAAGGCAGGATGATCTGGTGGGACCAAGGTTCCTGGCAATAAGGTGAGCAGGAATGTGCCGGAAGTCTTTGCCAACACCCATCGCCACCCAAATTTCGTGGTCAGGATAGCGTGATGCAGAGGCGACGGCGAGGACAACAACATCTGTGTCGGTGGTGCGAAGCAAGATGTGTTTGCTGTCCTTTGCTGCATCCACTAGGTGTGTCATTATCCTACTGTCGGCTTCCTCATGGGTGCAAGGAGACAGTGCACTAAGCTCAACAGGGACATTGGAAATGGCAATAGAACCCTGGGTGGTGACAATGGTCTTCTCAGTGGGAATTCGCAGGAGACACTGTGCCAGGTACTCCGTTTTAGAGCTCCGTTTTGTTGTCATCTACCCTGAGGAATGTGTGCCAGTTGGGTGGTATGGCGCCTGTTGGTGTGACACGCTTTCTCTTTCCCTTGCCCCTAGCTCACCTCCCTTGCAGTCTTCTTCAGGCTGTCTGTCCTGTACATATTCCATATCACATCCAGGCGGGAAACTGTTTGCAGCAAGAGGGTGATGTGCGGCAAAAACACATCCTCTGCATATGCACGAAATGTCTTTGCTGCCCCAGGCCGAATCATGTGCACGATTGCAGCGCCATCCAAAATCAGAACATCTGCATCAGAACGCACTGCTTCAGGCGGTGACAATTGCTCCAGGCATTCCATCAGGCGTGATTTCAATCCCGGCCTTATTTGTCCTTCAGAGGAAAGTGATGGAGGGGTACTGTGATTTTCATGCTGGAAGAAGTCGTCGAGTCCTCCTGGGCGGGTCTGGCATGCAATATAGAGCCTGGAAAAGAGACTGTTGTTCTTTTTAAGGATGGAAAGTTTGCAAGTTCCAGTGCCTTTCTTCTTCCGCTTTGTGCCAGCAATAAGGACCATGTTGTTGCGCTTGATAGGGTCAGAGAATTTCTTGGTCTTTGTCTTGAGCCTATCTTCCACAAATGATGTGTACTGCTGCATCCCGGTCGTCAACATGGATTTCATGGCCTCATGCGTCGCAGCACTGATGATCTCAGTGCTCTGAAGAGTGAGGAAATCGCATGTTCGCTCAGCAAAAGGGTTTCCCGCCTCCTTTATGACATCAATGATTTTTGTGACGTTGTCAGCAAAATCCACTTGGAAGGCCAAGCTTTGCTCATGATGGCCAAGTTTCTCCGAGTCTTTCTCAGGAGGGCTAAGGGTCCGTTGAAATTCCTGGATGACGCGTGCAACTTCAGGGCCACTGACCATCCACCGTCCCAAAGCAGCTGGATTACCTGACAAGCCAACGGCCCCACCATCACCTTTCACAATCGCATTATTCTGTTCATGTGCATGATCCAGTGCCAGTCTTGAAAATGGCCTTCCAGTCTTTTGCAGGACAAAGTGGCCTTGTTGGAATTCATGGCTAACAGACTCAATGGCACTGATTTTTTTCATGTCATTCACATGCACAGACATCCACCTTACAtagtggggtcctgatttggcctattatggtccgctggacccgaaaaacaacagctaactaactaactaaccttgCATAGTTATGCTGGTCTAATGCAAAGAACACTGGCACCATTTTCGCGATGTACTGCTGATACAACATGAAGTCACCACTTCTCACGGAAGACAGAAAAGCACGCACAAGAACTTCTAATTGCATGATCAAAGCCCAGAAATGAAACGTTGGACTGTTCTCCGTCATGACGACTTTCCACTCATCCACAGGCATTATCTTCTCCCTAAGAGCTTGGCATGAGAGACGATATTGCTCATAGGCAGCATTCATCAGTTGGTAGAGGGCACATACTGTAAGCTGATGAGCATGCCGAGTCTTGGTGACATGAGCAGCTGACAAGAAGGAGTCTGCAGTACCAACTGTAGTCACACCAGCCTGTACAAGGACGTCTGTCCAGCCACTGTCACGCAGGAGACTTCCAAGGGCCTTCAAAAAAGCCATCTCGGTGTGAAGTCCTCCCAAAACGATGGTCATTCTGCTTTCTCCATACAAATCAGGATGCCTCCACTGAATTTGTTTGGCAAGGGCAAAGAGAGGCCCTctgcaactgtgtgtgtgcatctgctaACAACCCCCAACACTAGGTAAATCAAGCTACATTGCTCTAAACTTCTTGTGTTCCTTCAGTTACGTTCCAGCATGTGCGTTTGCATGTATTCCCGTGGTTGTCATTTTGAAATTATGCTTTAAATAAccaacaaatattcatattttaagtggctctgtatcagaacTTAATAAGTTCAGAAAACTGTGCATCTCTGCCAATTTTGAGGGTTGTTGCACTACATGAACGCAAATCTACAAttttagactttttttgtggcagccattttgaacattgcattaaaataatcttttaaacaaatttattttggtGGCCCTGTATCAGACCTTGACAAGTACATAAAACTGTACCTCCCTGCCAAATTTGGTGTGTGTAACATCAACTGAacataaattaataattttgcTTGATCAcatgtggcggccattttgaaattgTATTAAAAAACACCTTTAAACTAATTTTTCACGATGGCCCTGTATCAGAGTTTGATAAATACATAAAACTGCCTGTCTCTGCCAATTTTGGTGTTTGTTACATGAAGTGCACAATTCGAACACATATAAGGGCCGCTAAGTGggtggaaggtgtgtgtgtggagtgtgtgtgtgtggtgtgtgtgtggtgtgtgtgtgccctgtgtgtgagtgtgtgtgtgtttgtgtgtgtgtgtgtgggcgagCGTCCGTGAGTATGGTAATAGCACCGTCCAGGCTGAACCTTGCATACAATTTACTTGCTTCTCCTGCAGTGTCAGAACGAAGTTTGTAGCTTACAGCTTATATTAATATGAATCCACACAACTatttcagcaacaacaacaacacacacacacacagacacacacacacacacacacacacacacacacacacacatacacacatacacacacatatacacacacacacatacacacacacatacatacacacacacacacacacacaacaatcatcCCCCAAATCAGTTTAGATTAATTGGTGTGTACACGCGTGAACTGACGCGCACATCTTATGAGAATGTCTGGATGGAGGCATGGTGATTTACTAGATGATTTACACAGTAGAAACGCCGCTGGATTTTACACTGTTTCCCTTTGCAGGAAGCTGCGGTTTTCGAAACAGCCAACTCTGTGGTTGGACCAACGTGGCCaattctgacgatttggactgGGAGCTAAAGGATAATTCTTACTATGGTACGTATGCGACAATTTGCAacttaaaagaaaaggaagaaaactgAGTACTTGAAATGT from Littorina saxatilis isolate snail1 linkage group LG7, US_GU_Lsax_2.0, whole genome shotgun sequence carries:
- the LOC138971980 gene encoding uncharacterized protein, encoding MAFLKALGSLLRDSGWTDVLVQAGVTTVGTADSFLSAAHVTKTRHAHQLTVCALYQLMNAAYEQYRLSCQALREKIMPVDEWKVVMTENSPTFHFWALIMQLEVLVRAFLSSVRSGDFMLYQQYIAKMVPVFFALDQHNYARWMSVHVNDMKKISAIESVSHEFQQGHFVLQKTGRPFSRLALDHAHEQNNAIVKGDGGAVGLSGNPAALGRWMVSGPEVARVIQEFQRTLSPPEKDSEKLGHHEQSLAFQVDFADNVTKIIDVIKEAGNPFAERTCDFLTLQSTEIISAATHEAMKSMLTTGMQQYTSFVEDRLKTKTKKFSDPIKRNNMVLIAGTKRKKKGTGTCKLSILKKNNSLFSRLYIACQTRPGGLDDFFQHENHSTPPSLSSEGQIRPGLKSRLMECLEQLSPPEAVRSDADVLILDGAAIVHMIRPGAAKTFRAYAEDVFLPHITLLLQTVSRLDVIWNMYRTDSLKKTAREVS